In Nitrospirae bacterium YQR-1, a single window of DNA contains:
- a CDS encoding IMP cyclohydrolase: MAQLKEMYKTIIGDTFPGEMVISFGNQKLVYKKRTWTFPDDKTGAPCIKSLRYGENPDQPAAIYELVSGNLSISEVEFISAGNGLVSAITEADMLQVGKHPGKTNLTDLDNALNILKHMMDTPVAAIMKHNNPCGVAKGAAIAEAYDRANMADRIAAFGGCLALNRPVDVQTAELVSANYLELVAAPEFEDGTVEILSKRKNLRIVRLKKIEELAKYRDYTTLEFKSLIDGAIILQQSQKNKIRTKDDFLPARATFKGKDYVIDRTPDEREYEDMLFGWHVETGVSSNSVIYVKDGVTVGIGTGEQDRVGVAEIAAFKAYVKYADALCFKKYGIAYKTLEQEACRGKRDIGLLREIDDETKRNKGGLIGSVMISDAFFPFRDGVDAGIKEGVTAIVHAGGSERDFECIEACNEATPKVAMVFTGQRLFKH, from the coding sequence ATGGCACAACTTAAAGAAATGTATAAAACCATCATAGGGGACACGTTTCCCGGTGAGATGGTAATAAGTTTCGGTAATCAGAAACTCGTTTATAAAAAAAGGACATGGACCTTCCCTGATGACAAAACCGGAGCACCCTGCATAAAAAGCCTGCGCTACGGGGAAAACCCCGATCAGCCGGCGGCAATCTATGAGCTTGTATCGGGCAACCTGAGCATATCGGAAGTGGAGTTTATAAGTGCCGGCAATGGTCTTGTCAGTGCCATAACGGAGGCGGATATGCTTCAGGTGGGCAAACACCCCGGCAAGACCAATCTTACGGATTTAGACAATGCTCTGAACATTTTGAAACACATGATGGATACACCTGTGGCTGCCATAATGAAACACAACAATCCGTGCGGGGTGGCAAAGGGTGCTGCAATAGCTGAGGCATACGACAGGGCTAATATGGCAGACAGGATAGCGGCATTTGGCGGCTGCCTTGCCCTGAATCGCCCTGTGGATGTGCAAACCGCAGAGCTTGTCAGCGCCAATTATCTGGAGCTTGTTGCAGCTCCTGAGTTTGAAGACGGCACTGTTGAGATTCTCTCTAAGAGAAAGAACCTGAGAATTGTAAGGCTTAAGAAAATAGAAGAGCTTGCAAAATACCGTGATTACACAACTCTTGAGTTTAAATCACTTATAGACGGGGCAATTATACTTCAGCAATCGCAAAAGAATAAGATTCGCACAAAAGACGATTTTCTCCCTGCCCGTGCTACCTTTAAGGGGAAAGACTACGTCATAGATCGGACACCTGATGAGAGAGAGTATGAGGACATGCTCTTTGGCTGGCACGTTGAGACCGGTGTTTCGTCAAACTCTGTAATATATGTAAAAGACGGTGTGACGGTTGGTATCGGCACCGGAGAGCAGGACAGGGTAGGTGTGGCGGAAATTGCGGCCTTTAAGGCATACGTGAAATATGCAGACGCATTGTGTTTTAAAAAATACGGTATTGCGTACAAGACATTAGAGCAGGAGGCCTGCCGGGGCAAAAGAGATATTGGTCTGCTCAGAGAAATAGACGATGAGACAAAGCGCAACAAGGGCGGACTAATCGGCTCAGTTATGATTTCTGATGCTTTTTTTCCGTTTAGAGACGGAGTTGACGCAGGGATAAAGGAAGGGGTCACGGCAATAGTACACGCAGGGGGCTCAGAAAGAGACTTTGAGTGTATAGAGGCCTGTAATGAGGCTACCCCAAAGGTTGCAATGGTATTTACCGGACAGAGACTGTTTAAACACTAA
- a CDS encoding response regulator → MEDDLNRSLIHNVSILYVEDEDTVRESLVRFLKRRFSTVATAKDGSEGLELFEKHFYDIVITDVQMPVMDGLEMAKFIREISPETPVIITTAFNEPNYLMKAIELKVDAYIKKPIVKDDLLNSVFKSAACLSKRKDSELRLDFAQSVLSTQMEFSLVCRMDTLQLSNNLLFNMFGFSSLDEFFVYNERLKETLTDSTPESEQSGYTVRWIQKMLRQSEQQIEVFFKIHGEKALKPYILNFRQTGNYILVGGRRPPA, encoded by the coding sequence ATGGAAGATGATTTAAATAGATCACTTATTCACAACGTTTCTATACTGTATGTTGAGGATGAGGACACCGTCAGGGAAAGTCTTGTCAGATTCCTCAAGCGCAGGTTTAGTACCGTAGCCACTGCTAAGGACGGCAGCGAGGGGCTTGAGTTGTTTGAAAAACATTTTTATGATATAGTTATAACCGATGTTCAAATGCCGGTTATGGACGGCCTTGAAATGGCTAAATTTATAAGGGAAATTTCCCCTGAAACTCCGGTTATCATCACCACAGCATTTAACGAGCCAAACTATCTCATGAAAGCAATTGAGCTTAAAGTTGACGCCTATATAAAGAAACCCATTGTCAAGGATGACTTGTTAAATTCCGTATTTAAAAGTGCAGCCTGTCTTTCTAAACGAAAAGACTCTGAGCTCAGACTGGATTTTGCTCAGTCTGTTTTAAGCACCCAAATGGAATTTAGTCTGGTTTGCAGGATGGATACACTCCAGCTTTCAAATAATCTGCTGTTTAATATGTTTGGGTTTTCTTCTCTTGACGAATTCTTTGTTTATAATGAACGCCTGAAAGAAACCCTGACGGATTCCACCCCTGAATCTGAACAAAGCGGTTATACAGTAAGGTGGATTCAAAAAATGCTACGGCAGTCTGAACAGCAAATAGAGGTGTTTTTTAAAATACACGGAGAAAAAGCCCTTAAGCCTTATATTTTAAATTTCCGGCAAACAGGAAATTACATTCTTGTGGGAGGCCGGCGTCCTCCGGCGTAA
- a CDS encoding YkgJ family cysteine cluster protein → MEIITPGTPQTQCRRCGDCCTKGSPTLHVMDDVLLIEGTLNYMDIYTIRSGELVYNNVDDEFITLEDELIKIKEKSDSRECIFFINEDNSCRIYEKRPSQCRAFECWNTEKFMSVFAEEKLTRETLLKSNPALLEIVDAHERKCSYRTLSNLFEEIRAGKDLVNEVFSILNYDITLRPLLSDKMGVPNDYMNLLLGRPLTETIVMYGYRVETQEGGFYTLVNIS, encoded by the coding sequence ATGGAAATAATAACCCCTGGGACGCCGCAAACTCAATGTAGAAGGTGCGGAGATTGCTGCACTAAAGGCTCGCCCACGCTGCATGTGATGGATGACGTTCTTTTAATTGAAGGAACCCTCAACTATATGGACATCTACACCATAAGAAGCGGTGAGCTTGTCTATAATAACGTGGATGACGAGTTTATTACATTAGAAGACGAACTGATTAAAATAAAGGAGAAATCCGACAGCAGGGAATGTATATTCTTTATAAATGAAGATAATTCCTGCCGGATATATGAGAAACGCCCTTCCCAGTGCCGTGCCTTTGAATGTTGGAACACGGAGAAATTTATGAGCGTTTTTGCAGAGGAAAAACTCACCCGCGAAACTCTTTTGAAATCCAACCCTGCACTTCTTGAAATAGTGGATGCCCATGAGAGAAAGTGTTCCTATAGGACATTAAGTAACCTCTTTGAAGAGATTCGTGCCGGCAAAGACCTTGTTAACGAGGTATTTAGCATTTTAAATTATGATATAACACTTCGCCCGCTGCTTTCCGATAAAATGGGAGTCCCCAATGATTACATGAACCTTCTTTTGGGCCGCCCCCTTACCGAAACTATTGTAATGTACGGCTATAGGGTTGAAACACAAGAAGGCGGGTTTTACACACTGGTTAATATTTCTTAA
- a CDS encoding MEDS domain-containing protein — protein MESRNYKVNYGFTPEAFPLGTHICYIYSDDTERKKVMSKFVESGLAANEKVVYLADVATVEEIDGYLEALGLDVLQQRRSGQLVMETAMRGYCPDGRFDVERMLEAWRGFYRKADEEGYAALRGTGETWWINRGVPGAENWIMYESLLNKLLVDYPLSAAVCQYDAKQYDGATLFDVLNVHPFMIVQGQILRNPYFITPDEFLARYR, from the coding sequence ATGGAGAGTCGGAATTATAAGGTAAACTACGGTTTCACGCCGGAGGCGTTTCCCCTTGGCACACACATATGCTACATCTATAGCGATGATACAGAGCGTAAAAAGGTGATGTCAAAATTTGTGGAAAGCGGTCTTGCAGCAAATGAGAAAGTTGTTTATCTGGCTGATGTGGCAACGGTGGAGGAGATAGACGGCTATTTAGAGGCACTTGGCCTGGATGTGCTGCAACAGAGACGAAGCGGCCAGCTGGTGATGGAAACCGCTATGAGGGGCTACTGCCCAGACGGCAGGTTTGACGTTGAGAGAATGCTTGAGGCATGGAGGGGTTTTTATAGAAAAGCTGATGAGGAAGGTTATGCCGCCTTAAGGGGCACCGGAGAGACATGGTGGATTAACAGAGGGGTGCCGGGGGCTGAAAACTGGATTATGTACGAGTCTCTTCTGAATAAGCTGCTTGTTGACTATCCACTTAGCGCAGCAGTGTGTCAATATGACGCTAAACAATATGATGGCGCCACCTTGTTTGACGTCCTAAACGTTCACCCATTTATGATAGTTCAGGGTCAGATTCTGAGGAATCCTTACTTCATAACACCGGATGAATTTTTAGCAAGATATCGTTAA
- a CDS encoding ARMT1-like domain-containing protein has translation MKQTYMALSRLSSIDDGKMFEILKSVTEDIQRADLNKPPAYATSFIYRKVKAMTGEDPYRVLKKQYNEIALSLYPKLRSRVLNHENPLWIASRLAIAGNIIDFGIYQNIDIEGTVERALRDHIEVDHFQCFSKEIQKHREILYLLDNAGEIVFDLLLIEVLTGMGKAVTAVVKGAPVINDVTMEDARDVGLTDMCRVIDNGSDAVGTLTEFCSSAFVDEFNRHGLIISKGQGNFETLIETDKNNFFLFQAKCDVVAKALKLQTGAMLLKCRYRQGGTD, from the coding sequence ATGAAACAAACCTATATGGCGTTAAGCCGCCTCAGCAGTATTGATGATGGCAAAATGTTTGAAATACTCAAGTCTGTCACAGAGGATATACAGAGGGCTGACTTAAATAAACCTCCGGCATATGCCACATCTTTTATCTACAGAAAAGTTAAGGCCATGACCGGTGAGGACCCCTACCGTGTGCTAAAAAAACAATACAATGAAATAGCCCTGTCACTGTATCCAAAGCTCAGGAGCAGGGTTTTAAATCATGAAAACCCGCTTTGGATTGCCTCACGGCTGGCAATCGCCGGCAATATTATTGATTTTGGCATATACCAAAACATAGACATCGAGGGAACTGTTGAAAGAGCTCTGAGAGACCACATAGAGGTTGACCACTTTCAGTGTTTTTCCAAAGAAATACAAAAGCACAGGGAAATACTCTATCTGCTTGATAACGCAGGGGAGATAGTTTTCGACTTACTTCTGATTGAGGTACTAACCGGTATGGGAAAGGCCGTAACTGCTGTAGTTAAAGGCGCACCGGTAATAAATGATGTTACTATGGAGGATGCCCGGGATGTCGGGCTTACGGATATGTGCAGAGTTATTGATAACGGCTCTGACGCAGTGGGTACGCTTACAGAGTTTTGCAGCAGTGCCTTTGTTGATGAATTTAACCGCCATGGCTTAATAATAAGTAAAGGACAGGGTAACTTTGAGACCCTTATAGAGACTGATAAAAACAACTTTTTTCTGTTTCAGGCAAAATGTGATGTTGTAGCAAAAGCGCTTAAACTTCAAACAGGCGCAATGCTGCTTAAATGCCGGTACAGGCAGGGGGGGACGGACTAA
- a CDS encoding class I SAM-dependent methyltransferase, translated as MEENSIRDVLISLGLCDDNSIEEFYPSVRDKDGVSVLRCRRSGIIFLNKTSHIDLEYFRSKKSYEYWSSTGRKETVMGNLEDDTRRAESFKHLIAGKKWLDIGTGCGGMLDILAPLSLSCAAVEPQEHARAELIKSGYNVYPDISQITENNFDVITMFHVFEHLTDPIATLNFLFKKMATGGRLIIEVPHARDFLISFLCLDSFLKFTFRSDHLILHTRESLASFIKEAGFANIIINGYQRYPLANHLYWLNNGKPGGHLKWSPLRNPEIDSAYSNLLNNIDKTDTLIASAEKQ; from the coding sequence AGAGTTTTATCCCTCTGTGAGAGACAAAGACGGGGTTTCCGTGCTTAGGTGCAGAAGGAGTGGAATAATATTTTTAAATAAAACTTCTCACATTGATTTGGAGTATTTCAGGTCAAAAAAATCATACGAATATTGGTCGTCAACCGGCAGAAAAGAAACTGTCATGGGAAATCTGGAGGATGATACAAGAAGGGCGGAGAGTTTTAAGCACCTGATTGCAGGTAAAAAATGGCTTGATATTGGAACCGGCTGTGGCGGTATGCTTGATATCCTTGCGCCACTGTCATTATCATGTGCCGCGGTAGAGCCTCAGGAACATGCAAGAGCGGAACTGATTAAAAGCGGCTATAATGTTTACCCCGATATTTCTCAAATCACTGAAAACAATTTTGACGTAATTACAATGTTCCACGTTTTTGAACATCTCACCGACCCCATAGCAACACTGAATTTTCTATTTAAGAAGATGGCCACAGGTGGAAGACTAATCATCGAGGTACCACATGCGAGGGATTTTTTAATATCTTTCTTATGTTTGGACAGTTTTCTGAAATTTACATTCAGAAGTGACCATCTTATACTTCACACCCGTGAAAGTCTTGCCTCTTTTATTAAAGAGGCCGGCTTTGCAAATATCATTATAAATGGTTACCAACGGTACCCGCTTGCCAACCACTTGTATTGGCTCAATAATGGAAAACCAGGCGGTCATTTGAAATGGTCTCCTTTAAGAAATCCTGAAATAGACAGCGCTTACTCAAACCTGTTAAACAACATTGATAAAACCGACACATTGATTGCTTCAGCGGAAAAACAGTAA
- a CDS encoding PAS domain S-box protein: MQTLATQADVLGKMLVISDMLDVVPTLRGMAEFLSRALTEIPGIKDVYICHEDALCIIDKMDFACFCNLSGRTVSYYGSGCQLADTNGFKLLSLKTINNLYGYMLVSVKDTQAYSAYEPFLRNICNIVARVIESRHTMLKLKEANERLELRVLEATEGLRESEQKYRSLFENSPDAIFITDSQTGYIVDANFSASLLLGRSVNEIKGMHQSQLYPKSKEQCLGEAFEKNVRPTTGYERSYPFETYVMRADGKEIPVEILAQKILSKGTLLLQGVFRDIRERKHMEEVIRRELDFQRAVAELSEALLSPEMDIVDISIIINKQAIRLTESVHGYVSEIDDKTEEFISHTTTEMLEEGQCKIDTRRQRLAFPKGKDGYNGLWGHSLNTKQGYYVNNPEAHPAYKGCVPKGHIPLNRYMAVPAIIKDKLIGQIAVANAQRDYTDDDLNIIKRLATIYALAVERKRMEDELKNLNNNLEQMVATETEKRQKQEQILIQQSKMAAMGEMIGLIAHQWKQPLNAVASLIQDFKDAYSCGEVDDKYIDNTVISTMEQISFMSKTIDDFRNFFVPSKRKVLFNVKSAIDELFSMFLHVFHKSNIDVSTKTATDAILLTEGYPNEFKQVLLNILNNSKDAIASKISTSTKTRGTIEININNSEDKSKIIISIRDNGGGVPEDILERIFEPYFTTKEAGGTGLGLYMSKTIIETNMGGMLRVGNAKGGAEFLISLNNVDVNNGISG, encoded by the coding sequence ATGCAAACTTTAGCAACACAAGCTGATGTTCTTGGTAAAATGCTTGTGATTTCAGATATGCTTGACGTAGTGCCTACATTAAGAGGCATGGCTGAGTTTCTCAGCAGAGCACTCACAGAGATACCCGGCATAAAAGACGTATATATTTGCCATGAGGATGCACTTTGCATAATTGATAAAATGGATTTTGCTTGCTTCTGTAATTTATCCGGCAGGACTGTTTCATACTATGGCAGTGGTTGTCAATTAGCCGACACTAATGGTTTCAAACTGCTTAGTCTGAAAACGATTAATAATCTTTACGGATATATGCTGGTGAGTGTCAAGGATACACAGGCATACTCCGCCTACGAGCCGTTTCTGAGAAATATTTGTAATATTGTGGCAAGGGTAATTGAAAGCAGACATACGATGCTAAAACTCAAAGAAGCCAATGAACGGCTCGAGTTAAGAGTGCTGGAGGCAACAGAAGGCCTCAGGGAGAGTGAACAGAAGTACAGGAGTCTGTTTGAAAACTCCCCTGATGCGATATTTATTACCGATTCCCAAACCGGCTATATTGTGGATGCCAACTTCTCGGCATCACTGCTTTTAGGCAGATCAGTTAATGAAATCAAGGGTATGCATCAATCTCAACTGTATCCCAAATCCAAAGAGCAATGTTTAGGGGAAGCATTTGAAAAAAACGTAAGGCCTACAACTGGTTACGAGAGGTCATATCCTTTTGAAACTTATGTTATGAGGGCGGACGGCAAAGAAATTCCAGTGGAAATACTTGCACAAAAGATACTTTCAAAGGGAACTCTTTTATTGCAGGGTGTTTTCAGAGACATTCGAGAAAGAAAACATATGGAAGAGGTAATCAGAAGGGAACTGGATTTCCAGAGGGCGGTTGCAGAGCTCTCTGAGGCTCTGCTCTCTCCGGAAATGGATATAGTTGATATTTCCATCATCATTAACAAGCAGGCAATACGGCTGACCGAAAGTGTGCACGGATACGTCTCTGAAATAGATGACAAGACTGAGGAATTTATCTCACATACTACTACGGAAATGCTTGAGGAAGGACAGTGTAAGATTGATACAAGACGGCAACGATTAGCATTCCCAAAGGGTAAAGACGGCTATAATGGTCTTTGGGGGCACTCACTGAATACAAAACAGGGATATTATGTTAATAATCCTGAAGCGCATCCGGCATACAAAGGCTGTGTTCCCAAAGGGCACATTCCATTAAACAGATATATGGCGGTTCCGGCAATAATTAAAGACAAATTGATTGGTCAAATCGCCGTGGCAAATGCACAAAGAGATTACACAGATGATGATCTGAACATAATAAAGCGTCTTGCCACAATTTACGCTTTGGCTGTGGAGCGTAAACGGATGGAAGATGAACTGAAGAATTTAAACAACAATCTTGAGCAAATGGTAGCAACAGAGACGGAAAAAAGGCAGAAACAGGAACAGATTCTTATCCAGCAGTCTAAAATGGCTGCCATGGGTGAGATGATTGGATTAATAGCCCACCAATGGAAACAGCCGCTGAATGCTGTAGCTTCACTCATCCAGGATTTTAAAGATGCATATTCCTGCGGTGAGGTTGATGATAAGTATATTGACAATACTGTTATATCAACAATGGAGCAAATTAGTTTTATGTCAAAGACAATAGATGATTTCAGAAACTTCTTTGTGCCTTCAAAGAGGAAAGTCCTGTTTAATGTAAAGTCAGCCATAGATGAATTATTCTCGATGTTTTTACATGTTTTTCACAAAAGCAACATAGATGTTTCTACAAAAACTGCAACGGATGCAATATTACTTACAGAGGGATACCCAAATGAATTTAAACAAGTGCTGCTGAATATTCTGAATAACTCAAAAGATGCAATTGCTTCAAAAATAAGCACAAGCACTAAAACCCGTGGCACAATAGAGATTAATATCAACAACAGTGAAGACAAATCCAAAATAATAATCTCTATCAGAGACAATGGCGGAGGTGTGCCTGAGGATATTCTGGAGAGAATATTTGAACCCTATTTTACTACCAAAGAAGCCGGCGGCACGGGGTTGGGCCTATACATGTCTAAGACAATAATAGAGACCAATATGGGTGGTATGCTGAGGGTTGGAAATGCCAAAGGAGGTGCTGAGTTTTTGATAAGTTTGAATAATGTTGACGTTAACAATGGAATCAGTGGATAA